A genomic stretch from Lathyrus oleraceus cultivar Zhongwan6 chromosome 2, CAAS_Psat_ZW6_1.0, whole genome shotgun sequence includes:
- the LOC127119240 gene encoding zinc-finger homeodomain protein 1 codes for MEFEDHEEQEEELCMGAASYDSLPNSSRVKMPGGSEAIMVTHPLRNIINNNNNNGNSNSNNNNGNSNNSNINIGVGNGKARYRECLKNHAVGIGGHALDGCGEFMPAGNEGSLESLKCAACNCHRNFHRKESPDFTAGDPFLLTHHHHHALPQPQFAAYYRTPAGYLHVSGQQRTGTLALPSTSGGGGGGGTQSTREDQDEDVSNPSGGGSSKKRHRTKFTVEQKDKMLELAEKLGWRIQKHDEGLVQEFCNESGVKRHVLKVWMHNNKHTLGKKP; via the coding sequence ATGGAATTTGAAGATCATGAGGAACAAGAAGAAGAGTTATGTATGGGTGCAGCGAGTTATGACTCGTTACCTAACTCGTCACGAGTTAAGATGCCAGGTGGCAGTGAAGCTATTATGGTTACTCATCCACTCAgaaacatcatcaacaacaacaacaacaacggAAACAGTAACAGTAACAACAACAACGGGAACAGTAACAACAGTAACATCAACATCGGTGTCGGAAACGGAAAAGCAAGGTATAGAGAGTGTTTAAAGAATCATGCTGTCGGAATCGGTGGTCATGCTTTAGACGGTTGCGGCGAGTTTATGCCGGCGGGGAATGAAGGAAGTTTGGAATCGTTAAAATGTGCCGCGTGTAACTGTCACCGTAATTTCCACCGCAAGGAGTCGCCTGACTTCACCGCCGGGGATCCTTTTCTGTTGACACACCACCACCACCATGCGCTACCTCAGCCGCAGTTTGCGGCTTATTATCGAACTCCGGCTGGGTACTTGCATGTTTCCGGACAGCAGAGGACCGGGACTCTTGCTCTACCGTCGACCTCAGGCGGAGGAGGAGGCGGAGGGACGCAGAGTACGAGGGAGGATCAAGACGAAGACGTTTCGAATCCGAGCGGCGGTGGTTCGAGTAAGAAGCGACACCGAACAAAGTTCACGGTTGAACAGAAGGATAAGATGTTGGAATTAGCTGAGAAATTGGGGTGGAGAATTCAGAAACATGATGAAGGTTTGGTTCAAGAATTCTGCAATGAAAGTGGTGTTAAGCGTCATGTTCTTAAGGTTTGGATGCATAACAACAAACACACTCTTGGTAAGAAGCCCtag